The following DNA comes from Entelurus aequoreus isolate RoL-2023_Sb linkage group LG19, RoL_Eaeq_v1.1, whole genome shotgun sequence.
CAAATAGTAGAGCTATCAAATTCAAGGCATTTCAATCCATAAACCTAAAGAAAATAAGATGTGTGagttaaaaaaaagcaaattatGATTAGAACTGTAAATTCATTGTATTTTGTTGATTTTTagttaagatttatttaaattttttctacATCGTCAAATATTTCAAATTTGATAAAAAAGACTTAAGGGTTGAGATAGTCACAAACGAACCAAATCTATTGACAGACTCATTAACATGAAGCTTGTTTTGAAGCGTGACAGTGATGAAACGCTTCCATCTCAACCAAGGCAGAAACAGCGGCAGCTTTGCACAGAGTGGGTGTGCGTCTCATCTCTGCTCTGACGAGAATGGAATGGACTTCATTGTgattgcacttaaaggcctactgaaatgatttttttcttatttaaacggggatagcagatccattctatgtcccttggcaagtttcactgtaatAAGGCGCTTAttggcttctggcaagcttctggtttaattttgaccactcctcttgacaaaattggggcagttcagctaaatttgttggttttctgacatggacttgtttcttcagcattgtcctcatgtttaaatcaggactttgggaaggccattctaaaaaccttaattctagcctgatttagccattcctttaccacttttgacatgtgtttggggtcattgtcctgttggaacacccaactgcgccaaagacccaacgtccaggctgatgattttaggttgtcctgaagagttttgaggtaatcctcctttttcattgtcccatttactctctgtaaagcaccagttccattggcagaaaaacaggcccagagcataatactaccaccaccatgcttgacggtatggaTGGTGTTCctagaattaaaggcctcaccttttctcctccaaacatttatatgtatatatatatatatatatatatatatatatatatatatatatatatatatatatatatatatatatatatatatatatatatatatatatatatatattaaaaattatggctgtcaaagttaacgcgatagtAACGTGTTAACATTTCAATTACGGCACAATTGTTTTTACTGGGCAATTAACACACACGCATCCTTTTTGCCCCTTGGGCCATTCCCTCgcgggggaacttggctgcagttcacttgttaCTGATGAGTCACAAGCGAGCAGAAACGGACAAAAAAAGGCCACATTATAAAAATATCATGTTCAAAGCCAAAGCAAGTTGTTCTCCCTCCAAGAAATTATTATTGTTTTCCCGCCGAGACGATATCACTGTAGTAAATTCCTGCTGTGTGCATtgttcagaggtgggtggtgcttcacttccatgTTTACATTACAATTAAGTGCAGTGATATCatgacatttagattgttactgtgactgctttagtTAGTAAGATGGCATAAAGGCAGGAAGGAAACAGTTGATCCGACATccaaacatgtcaagacactttctcaaaccaatcacacactttcccggcttcaaaataaaagtgcagtGGTATCCATCTGGTTGAactatattaacaaaataaaaatgttttacattaccattattgtcaaagatgtttaataatgtttgtagaggttgccctcttgtGGCTTCCCCTGATCGCGACAGACCTTCTTGAGAGCCCGGTAGTCAGGTCCAATAATATTTTTATTGTGGTCAGCACTCTTTTCAGCAACTTTTCAGTTTTTCGGCTGCCCTCCCTCTTGCGGCGTGGTCTCTGGCTCATGTGTGGgttcccacacagcagaagactgctatacggatccgccttcaagtcgcccaacccgcgttactgtcacattcgttttggctccgcctagaggatacagctccgcctctgaaaattgtacggtcagacagctgatcctgagcggactcgtgtctgattcgcatacgcggacgcgacaaactaaaccggcgcgcgccgcctagagttataggctccgcctacgcgcgctgagccgaccaatgtctgcacccgcagacgtggacgcgcctactagcgtgtacgcgcatgagccaagatctctggactttctttgctggaacacgaacgtaagtatagatttattgatttattgctacattcgcactaaagatcggcctttgtgtttccatcatcatttatgtatgattgtaatgatgttgtttgatattaggactagcagtaaaactttatattctgtaaaaaaaggcttttatttccagcgccgcctcccagaatgctttgcatggggacgtgcgtctgacgtcacgtattcagaaaattcgaaatggctgcacgcgggaggtgaggcccgagcgaagaaaagtggaaaagagtgttattcgtcaaaaaacccacacaacgacggtcattttttcgccgtgctattgtaaaattgtgttttgtgaagccggtgagtaacgttcaatacagttaacttaggctatcttttgttagacgctgtgaatgtgtgtaggttacatgctacgatattccacatatttccaactggttgaaacgaaagcgtattactttattgtcagtgttgtttaggcccaggtcgctattaCTTTGTTATAACAGCGTAACGTTAacagagtggaaacagccgttctttgctattaatatgagtgtgtattatttctttctttgttctttagtggagctcgagatcctgtttactgtggactagctgtgtgtgacgccatgttgtttttgtttccattacaaaaaaaaaggtatgtctatgtgttttttggcatagttaattgtagaaaaaaatataaaatgaggtgatgtgagtgggaaaaattgctgcacatattaaggatcctttttcttgatctatatttttgttgtttgctgatgtgtatattttatatgctgttttttatttaattaatttattagagactattttatgctttatttacctttttttattattattattttatttactattattattattattatttccacatgtaagcataaataattgatcatactagtacattgtttgattgctttgcttaatgcattccataatttaattccacatactgatatactgaaggtcttaagtgttgtacgtgcgtacaaatgttttaaattacatttctctctaagatgatttttctcctctttttttgagaagaattgttgtatattcttgggtagcaggttatagtttgctttgtttataattttagctgtttgcaaattcactatgtcgtggaatttcagtatctttgatttaataaataaaggatttgtgtgttctctatatccaacattatatattattctaactgatcttttttgtaacaccgttaatgaatgaagtgtacttttgtaattatttccccatatttctacacaataactcagatatggtaacactagtgtaCAGTAGAGAAtattaagtgattttttgtctagaacatgttttgctttattcattattgacgtgtttcttgctactttatgttgtatattttttacttgagatttccagttcaatttatcatcaatcattatacctagaaatttggtttcatttactctttcaatttctattccgtctatttgtatttgtgtttgactttctcttctactgttaccaaatagcattattttagttttactgagattcaaagatagtctgtttttgtcaaaccatctttttaatttgttaatttcttctgttattatttgtattatcttctgtgtgttctctcctgaacaaaacactgttgtatcatccgcaaataatactaactttaaatcttttgtaactttaaaaatgtcatttatctagacattgaataatttaggtcctatattgatccctgaggtacaccacaggatatattagcgttgtagacgaaaccaccacattaatattaaagatatggttaacattcttagtgctaaagatattcccctctccttgtatcccttctcccagctccaccgtctcgccgagtgccagcaagagtcatgagtacttgtcaactcgactcctcaactggagataactttctaggtaaagattgATCTCTGAaacaatatctcagcatccagtaaccattgttaacagatcacaaccatttaataccaatttatctccattagcacctcaccatggggaaggatgtattcatatgccttcaccagcacctgcattaaacatgcagagagttacacaaggtagggactgatctctgtatacactacacccataatttcaaaccctactttacgattgagctgaagttctgactattatgacccatacttttacctttcttatagttcttaccaccttggggcaccattcaggtaaaatctcagctcatcttacttgcttatttctatacactaacacctggtcatgcttttgtccacgttgttcctttgacgatgaataaataccccttttctttctttctacattaagggtgccttttcatctgattaaatttataatgaacagggacattacggtcgtcccaagtggatggtatgatgataggatggttttctggcccagctataaaaacaccgacagaattgaaagggcagctttaaatgaggagcagcatgagccaaactggccaagatttgacgtttctgttgtccgaacttgtggtatgcaaattcataatcttcttgtttaaaaataacgtcatagttgcttctctttatgcttggaataacctattgtgtctatgttctgaccaggtctcttgtaagagagagacctgatttatcatcatcaataataataatattctgttcagctctacagctaatttgaaactcatgttcatttgaacatattcaattttagacaactacaaagacgcattaaaaataatgcaacaatatggaaagggctgcgacacctcagacctgcaatctgaggcggagaacgaggagctgccagaaaaaaggaacaggaaggcagtgtaagtgtgttccgtcttgtttttgtcatgtttctacagtaataggaaggttatttccggtagcattcaaaaatagaccagagatgcttgtactatatgtatatttggcaattttggtattgcaataatcctaatgatatggttacccaacagccatcgcctcggggactcagatgatagcgaagaagacccgggaaatagtgacctcacatctctggggttggcaagccaattgcacaggcagagtaaagAATAATctcttacctccctgcttggcactcagcatcaagggttggaattgggggttaaatcaccaaaatgattcccgggcgcggcaccgctgctgcccactgctccccactgctcccctcacctcccagggggtgaacaaggggatgggtcaaatgcagaggacacatttcaccacacctagtgtgtgtgacaatccttggtactttaactttaacttaacatcgaaaacaacaaaaccaccaaaagatatggttaacattcttagtgctaaagatattcccctctccttgtatcccttctcccagctccaccgtctcaccgagtgccagcaagagccatgagtacttgtcaactcgactcctcaactggagataactttctaggtaaagactgatctctgaaataatatctcagcatccagtaaccatggttaacagatcacaaccatttaataccaatttatctcccttagcacctcaccatggggaaggatgtattcatatgccttcaccagcacctgcataaAACAtgcagagttacacaaggtagggactgatctctgaaatattagtgtatagataggccccttgggtattaccagtcatggttaacggatggctctctcacaatgcccacctcactagtaacggcagtccctcctcgactccctccacccccctcaccagcagccctcaacatgtggcagacagaggagcctggatccagcctggcctacaggccaacatggcgagggggaagaatggccgacaacatttcctgctctggtgagcaataactgacaaataccggatggtcattctgtgccacaaattttggaaaaaattcaaattcacaagcaatcacatattttcttcaaactttgtcaataacttttgtcattaactaaggtcaatagctaatgtcaggataaagagtaatgaggataaacactgaaacatgttaattttatactgctgtttgtcaacagcgcctgaggtaatccacatccttagcctgctggaaactattaagcacaaccaagaccagctgattgcgaaggtaaacttcttaagccttgaataggtcaatatttcataatgacattgattttgattcattattattctttaaagaaagaaacagcctacatggcagctttgtgtgattagagtaaacattgctacatttccttgttacatttcacctgtttgctctttaaataccacttttaatgttttttatttatttcgatcatattttttaaaaatgtgccctggggccgttaaaaaatgacctgcaggccgcaaatggcccccgggccgcactttggacacccctggcctacacgaatacaaacatagaatgatagtacaaatataatgagaaaacaatgtcaaccccccaaagttgggttatggatatttatttatgccccccacccccaacccccccgccgccgtcatccaacagagccaaacaagtactctgatcaaggaaccaaataacgatattgtttaaacattttggatgtcttgcacacctataccctgatcacaaattcatagtttacgcaccttatttttatttttttttttaatttttaaatttttttttttttttttataatgtcctgcccagcttctcgggcaaatcatatagcagatgtagatgcccatatcggctgttcagatttactttacaaaagagaagtgtaggatacttctcttgttgccttacttgtattttgactttattaaatgtatttatattatcattttgtgcagccgggccggagcaggaggggatagaaagagagaaaaaggaagacagaggggggaattgtggggacaagagggggattagacggagagacaaaaacaacaacagcaaacaacaacaacaacaacaacaacaacaacaacaacagagcaacatcagcaaatacgacatgtacaaatatgatggtaaaagtaatagcaaataagcagttagcgaaaatttaaaaaaaaaaatacagaaatgacaatgagcattattacactaaaaatggagcaatatgaataccaatagaaatagtgctattgataataaacaataccagtactttacctttattatcaacaatacaattgttcaaatgcaacaatacatatacgtaatgataacttgagatacgaaagaatgcagaaaaatggaggggaagaaagagaagcaaccttaaccttgtagattgttatagttacgcaccttattttaaccacctccagtaactttaagtcatgttttttttttcaaatgtaatctccttaatacctatcaaatattttgtattgtgtaagcatacttggctttggatgctacataccataaacataaacgtatctgtcttgtaatcttgtttgattacaggtgctgtgagtaaaaatgtgttgacaaggtcagccacggacgctgaggtcaccaaacacgccatcaggtggttcaacttggcgggggatcgggcaacgaggagacgagtcccgcttccacctcctcaggaggaatagagatgtatatgtataaataaacaaccttttattggacttcttgtcattcaccagttattcattttctgatatgtcagctgtgcatggagcagtgtttccttgaagttgtagcctaatagattaaatatgtatatttgctttttaaatatatattatatatatttactttatagagtgaattgaccattttctgtttctgcctattgacaatattgttagtttaaaaatacaaggcaatgcatatgtaagcctatattgctgtagtagggcttagtgaatttttttgtttcctatgttatcctacagcaagaacagaagggattttgaaaataagataaaggggtccaaaacggccagatgagccagggtttttatgaggccgttgctggtccgcggcgggaggttaggctttgatcttgggtgcggagtggatgcagcgcgccgtcacggcgcacccgccgcggaaataaggctttgatcatgggtgcggagcgcattcagcgcgccgccacggcggatccgctacctgccgccgtggcggatacgttcctgagtgcaaatgggcgccgatgctggtccgtttcgcggttccgttccggaaagcgcgatacctgcgcgggggatccgccgcggagtgtttttgctgtgtgggttgTCTGGCTCagactccaactccaactactgtgtctcggcccggctgctgctaTTAAGcgtggcaggtgattggatgaacagccccagctgggtaatccaatcacctgccagctgcgctttgaggccggtcctgcagaccacacccccccccccccctccacaatgttattctgtgatatttgtgTAACCCATATTTAAAATATCCATTGAAAAAATGCATACAGTGCAAAGACTTTTATTGTGGAGGGTTACTTCCTGCCGCTCACTTCCTTTTAAGGAAGTGCTGCTCACTTCACCACCCCCTCCCGTACCTGCTGTGGCTGCGGTGCTGTGAGACGCGCTTGAGAAGCAACTCGCAAAATCTTCTCATTCTCACACTTTGCAAACTTCATAATTAGGTGAGTCTTTTGCCATGGCATAATCAACGGATTTCCACAATCACAATCATGTGCCATGTCGCCAATATTATGTTAGCATCTGTTTTAGCATAGGCGCTAACCGCTGCCATTCTTCCATAGAGCCACCGTGTTCGATTAACTATGGGGCCGGGCATGGTGTGTTGTTTTTGCCCTCGATTACTCAGGTAATTATACTTTGTTTTCTTCTGATCATCCAGCCGATTTATAGGCAACAGTTTAGTCTAGTAAAGTGGCAAAGGGCTTTGCACTGCTAATATGCTTTAGCCACTTTGTGGATGCGCATCAGATGGAACGCAGGTGCGTGTATTTGGGTTGTTGCGCAACACTTTAATTTATTAACTCTGCTTGATTGTTTAACAACTTTGAATGTTTGGACAAGTACTTGAATTTGAATTATGATACATTGAGTTTCTAATAATGAGTATTATTATGAAACTGGGTTATATAAGTGCACTTGTAATTTAATTTGTAGTTGAACTTgtgatttaatttgtaatttaatttgtaattgaacttgtgatttaatttgtaattgaaattgtgatttaatttgtaattgaacTTGTAATTGAATTTGTAATTGATCCATGATTGAGTTTTATCACTTTAGATAAGAAATCATGATCTGTATTATTAGAAATGTATTATGAATGTTCATTTTAATTGGACTCATGATTGTTTGAATTTGTAATTGATCTATGATTGAATATTATCACTTTAGATAAGAAATCATGATCTGTATTAGAAATGTATTATGAATGATCATTTTAATTGGACTCATGATTGTATATTAATCAACATGGTTAATTTTGTCATATCTATTGGTTTATTAGTACAAATAATTAGTCATTCTGGACAATGGAATGCTTACATTATGCTTTCAAGTACATACATAATGTACTTTGCTAGTGAAGAGGTAACTAGATTACtcactttgttttttggacttttAGGTCAGGTTTTTTTCCGGGAAGGAATACCCGTTGACCCAAACAACCTGAGCTCCCTATCCACTTTCAAACTCAACTCAGCAAATGGTGAGCTAAACAACTACGCGGTAGGACAAGCATTTTTTTCCTCCTCCGTGGCGAACCTTTtggattacttttgttttttaactgaacttttgGACTGACGCGAAAGCGTTTGCGTactttttttgaactgaactgtgaactggtTCCGAGAAAGCAGCAGGACTGcatcttgtatttttgttttgggcattttttaaatttgtcctatTGTGTCATCTGTGGCATTTATATTCTTGTTAAATACATTGAATGCAGTCAAAACCAAAATAACTAGTTGTCGTCATCTTTCATACCACAGGCTCCGAGACGAACCATCTTCTGTCACACGGTTGACATTCTTAACCCGCCTAGCCCATGCTAGCGTTACATTTGCGCCTaaagaaatgctagtacatcacTTGAGGAATATGTtacaaaattattttataaaatgttttggtCAAgccctcaattacagaatgattatcAGActgaatattatatttttttaatgaatagagaaggttaaaaaattgtcatgcagcaatgtgAAGACCATTCACTTGTACAACAtgcaatgtacagaatatcagaagcatttattcaggtagcaaTATCACAGATAACATTACCAAACATTTTTACCAATCAAAGCAAGATCAtagcaatccacattttgtgtttttaatgtgtaAAACGGGTttctaaacatggtgtagctcctcctctgaatgcaagtgctcataaagcaggaatacaaattatatatttctaaagaatacaaaatctggcatgACACCAacaaacagcatttttttttttttttaattgtcattaaaaCCGCGTTTGTccttttgtgttgagctgctaaaaagatttaattttttttaatttcaaacctctaaaggcttcgtggccacatgcgtggacagcactttttagctcttatttccaacattgtgtacactactgaattggggtcttatggccacttacgtggacacttatactgccatctggtggtgtcagaagggtataacatacaatggaatttggaaaaaaaaagtgtagaaataagaattagcatgtcactaaacatgaagtacacgtttgtgtacttatggactaagtacatcatatcaaaagatgagtcttagtttttattctaattagggtccaataagcccaaatagcaaagagaaataaaaaaaaacatgtaaacaaacagcttgggccttaagaggttaaagtaaaaaaaatattgtccatTAATGGGGTTAAAACTTGAAAAATATCTGTCTAGGTTACACGTATTAAAGATGAAGCATGATCtgggattaattttgagttaactatgaacaaaatgtgattattcgcgattaaatattttttttgtttgacagccctattaaAACATAACATAATAAATTGTGCCATTTTGATTGAATCCTGTTCACCCCGATGAGCTGAAAGTGTCCTGAATTTTGCAAATAAACAGAGCTGTTGCTATGGAGATGCACTTCCCACAGTGTtgacgtccccccccccccccccccccccacccccacccccgacccctCTTTTTAAAAGAACCACCTCAGGTGCAGTGGCTGGCTGTCTCTAATGTTTACTCGGGAACATCATTAGTCTGGACATCTCACAGCCTTGAAATTTCATAAATCCACAGTAATGAACTGAATTCCCAAACTTCGCTGCTGCAGCGCCCACATTAATCCAAGCACTCAAACTCTGCAACCAGAGTCCCACCACTCATTAACCATGGCAGATATCAAGATGGGAATAATGAGGAAGTGCCTGCAAGTCAGGACATATATTAAAGAAGCAGAAATAACAGGAGAGGCTGCAGAACGGATACAATGTGAGGAAAAAGAGAAATTTGGTACTGAGAGCTCAAACAGTGCCTGTTGGGAAATGGTCACAAAAGTTTCTGTTGTGTTGTGATATTAAATCGACATGTTTAGATTGAGGATGCGCTTTCGAAGACAGTTGCAAACACTTCAGCATTTCACAAAGTGACTTTTCAGAACAGCAGTGGCATTCAAGTAAGGACTGACAAGG
Coding sequences within:
- the LOC133634928 gene encoding uncharacterized protein LOC133634928; translation: MSTCQLDSSTGDNFLAPHHGEGCIHMPSPAPALNMQRVTQVLTTLGHHSDNYKDALKIMQQYGKGCDTSDLQSEAENEELPEKRNRKAVHRLGDSDDSEEDPGNSDLTSLGLASQLHRQTPPSHRVPARAMSTCQLDSSTGDNFLAPHHGEGCIHMPSPAPA